The sequence TAGTATAATAGCTAACACggtaaatataataaaaaggtgcTACAGCAGAATAACTAGTACAGCAAATAAAGATACCACAGTAGGACAATTGATGCAACAAACGTGATAAAAACGTGCTACAGCAGAATGATTAAATACAGCATATATAAGTTCTAACAAgtgaaatcaaatatatttgcaatcaaaatcaagtattgaatctTCTCATAGGATAAGTAAAACAAGAAAGAACCCAAACCCCAACTTGAACAATCTTGTCATAGGCTTTTgccatcaaagttgtgcattttggaAAATAGGCCTAAATAGCTACTAGCTATTACTTTTGGGGACTTCAAAGAGTGGGTTTGCTAAGAGGGAGGGAAAATATGGTCTATTGATACATGCTCCTATTCCTGCcatgttttctctcttctttttaccactttctttctttcgttctctctgttctttttacttttagtttATTACTACTCTCTTACTGTGGATTGTTTCCCCTTTTGGTCTTTCCTTTTCCTGGGTCCTTCTCGCTGGGTACTTACTACTCTCTTACCATGGGTTTCCCCCCTTAGGTGCTTCCCCCTCTTTTCATCCATGGATAtcttctccttttatagtgaGCTAATTCAATGTGATTTTTCCCTTTTACCCCTAGGGCTTTACCAACTATTTTTAGTTTGTTGTGGGCATCTCTTCAGGACTACCCACCAACCCATTGGTTGCCCCGACCACTACCATTGCTCAGTACATGTTTGCTGCACCACTACtcatttcacaacaaaattccCTTTTGTTTGTTCTTGTTGTATACCTCTATCTCTAAGTTCAAATGAATAAGGATTGGGCTACCTCACTCCCTAGTTCTATAACATGTATCAGATGGTCCCAACCATctattacttcttttgggtaagaTACCATCCTAGCAAGGTATATTCCCAAAAGAAGTCATGGTTGGAAACCAAATATAGACCCCATTTTCCCCCTACCACTAAACCACACCCTCTGAATCTCCTTGACAATGGGTCCATCTCCCTTGTATTGCCTGGTTACAAGTTGGTGGTACTCCAGCCCTTGTGTGCTTGCTCCactatcttttgtttttgtcttctttcGTTCCCACGTTATTTCTGCTGTAGCagactagttttgttttgttctgcTACGTGTCTTTATCTTATTTCTTTATGTGTTTCATGTTGTGTTTGTCATTTGCTTTAAtttggcttttctttccttcacgcAATTCTTGCTGCTGACACTTCCTGTTGTTCCTTGTATCTTTTCATCGTGCTTTTTCATATTAGTTTTCATGCCTATCCTTTTATACAAAAGGATTTGGGCCTTTGTGGGCCAGATaatgttgattggatcaaaAGGGTCTTGGCCCAATTTTCCTTGATCTGTCAAAGCTATTTTGCTAAAGAACTGTATTTTGCGGTAGATCTATATTCTGCTGCTGATTTGTAATCTACTGTAGATCTGTGTTTTGCTGTAAATCGCTTTCCCTTGCacttctttctttggacctTTCTTGCTTTTCGGTCTTCTTGGTGGGTTTTTGGGCCTTGCTTTTCATTGGGCTTTCCTTCGTATGGGCTTTTGGGTATGGATTCAAAAAATGGGTGTCAACACTAGTTTCTACCAAAACAAAGgctaggttttattttttttattttttttacaaaacttagcttttagatcttttctcttgattttttagttttttatgttttaagaggagagagacataaaagggtaacaaaaatacaaatttacacaTGTTTTTAATAGAGGTGGGTAACATGAGACAAATGTAACTTActtcaggtgggtaaagtgtcaaattttaaaccacaagtATGCAAAGTGTTTTTTGGGCAAACTACAGGTAAGCAaagtgtagtttttttttttttttttacattcttacttttcaaaacaactcacattagattatttattttacactatatttcattaaaatatcaattttttaaaaaaaatttatctttctttatacaTAACAACCATTATCTACTCTCTTATTTCATTCTCGagatatataaagaaaaaaaaatgcaaaatgaatagtgcgtttaaatttacatgattactTAACAGTTAGTAACCATATGTTTTTACACAACTTTACATGGGTTAATTCATGTAGGTTAATTTTAGGCTTAATTGATTAAAATATggtgttttttatattatataagcAATTATGTGAAAGAACCctctttttttgtaaaatttcacacttaaaaatatagtttgttCATGGTTTTCATACAGGCTATGTAATTTTGACAAATTGTCAAATCCTAACCTCGATAATTGTCGTTTGAGATATAGTCttataaatatgtgataaaaaaataaaaagtaaaaattaacctgtggggcccaataattcgtGGGCCAatcccatttattcattggggcccaaggcccgagccgagaaggGTTATAGCCCAGGATCgttaatacaagtacaaaatagccttgggacacagccgaggacaattcagtcctcggcatgtccgagatctcacaagaagaaagggaaaaaatggtatagaaacaacttgggaaaaaaatctaaaatatctgcgccaatagaaaagggtatgctggaaagtataacgaccagggaaagctgcccttactgccattcaatactctgcacctgacagagccatactctccagcttttacaaccacccccaaccactctgggtatgggctgatgggacaagtatcaatcttggaatgtcgatcctacacgtggatgaaggataaaaaaacacaggctagtataaaaggaaaaataagtaatccAGAGAGGGggctggaaaaaatggccaaaaaccagagcttcccagcccgcctccaagagaaagactcctagggcgaaaatgacttaaccatgtatgaacaccacgaaaaacccaccgtctggtgactgagacctagcctttcaaacccatgctctacaaatgatattgtttgggcctttttacgtgcaaacccaacactgttacggttcgttacaaatcgagtccttacataacctattttcaaaaaaaaaaaaaagttaaaattagtAGATAATTTGCAAAAAAAGGTTGtgtaaaaaaacacaaagatttaTGCCTTTTGCTAAGCACACTTCAAGAAGTCGGCTGTAAAAATACAGCACTTCTATGTACTCAAACCTCAACcagagtttctcaaaaaaaaaaaaaaaaaagcctcaacCAGACACAagacaataaaaattaatttaaaaaaaaaacaaaatgggtTCTATTTAGCTCAACTActaaaatctctgatggttgaatttGGAGTTTAATCCCTGCTTACACCAAAAAAGCGATAAATGTCTTGGTCCGTTGATAAAGAGCCACTATTAGTAGTAGAtttatagattgaaactctctttaaaaaaaaaatttaaataaaaaataataaaaataaaaaactcaccGATACCCTCAAAATATAACCCTGCGTAATATAAAACCCTTTAGCCACTTTCTAAGGCCCTCAAACACTGCCAAAcagtttttaaaaagtaatgtaatttttttctcatattacATAGttttatgtttcttattttacaaaatatactttgaatattttctaactttatcaaaaataattatacctttttatatttcaaacatataataaaaaaatatttctatacATAAGTTGCtttcttctataaaaataaaaaataaaaaaaataaaaaagattttttttttagaaaaatatatatatatttgtagggacacgatttttacgaCCCAAGGATTATGTTGGGCTCGtgtgtaaagggcccgaacaatatgatttatagagagtgggtttggaaaggctagaccttggtcgtgGGGTAACGGtttagtcaggattttcatggaagcccattcGAGGGGGGATTTGGCCTGTATGTCTAAGCCTTACACGGACGTAgtgtgaagatctatctcctcggaattagtccgaggagcgtctcgtCCTCGCCGTCGTCCATTTTTATGAGCGCATCTTCCCCCTTTTTTCTGGTTCCCGGGAAGACCCCCTCTCTCAATGCCAtaagcttcccttttatactaatatttccttcccatccttcacctacgtgtccgtttctccttgtttGGGGTGGTTACCcgtcttgtcaatcctcacatcagagtggttgggaaaagctggacagCATAATATcggtatgggtttgtcaggcgatgggctccacattaaggcgttggcagccttctcccttgtgcttatcttgtactgaatttgtccttttcttcaggcctCTCCGTAAGATGTTGGGCtcaaagtcgtcctcggccacatccctGGACCTTCGaggagctttcattgcgcgtCTTTAGCAGtaaggctcctcggcctgggcttggGCTTCTAATActaagtgggctgggacctcagatttcgggccccacaatattgttaattgcttattttattaaaaaaaaaaaatttggtgtcTAAAACATTctgtattttataaaaagttaaattaaaaaaaaaatcctttaaatttcttaattattttctatatatatatatatatatatatataataaaaaataaacttgttGGATTAGGTCAAAACTAACCCGGAGTAGATCAAGTCTAACTTGTGTCCTACCTAGCCTCACACCAAaatcccctccccccccccccccaaaaaaaaaggtaaatttcACAAATCTACCTTGAGATTTGTGATAATACCAACTAGgcccaaaatattttaaaacccaCCAATTTAGACAGCAAAAGACAACTTTGTCCCTaacttttattctctctctctctctctctctctctctctctctctctctccaaatcataaaataaaataaaaaccctttcACAAACCcatcttcttcgtcttcttcttacTTGCCTTGAGATAATCCACTGCCTTTTCGGGAGTCGGAGCTAATGTCAAAGTCTCGGCTTGAGCCTTAAGAAGCTCATTTGGCAACAAAACCTTGTTGATCATGTAGATTGCGATCGATTGCTCGTCGATCAAagtgtggtggtggtgttgaatctctcttttctctcagcTGCCTCCCTTTCACCTTCTAACTTTCTCTTCTCAACTTTCTCCCTCTCATGCCCTAACTCTTCAACTCTCTATCTCGTGGTTTTGGGTGAAGAAGGAGCAACGGTTGAGTAGTAGATCTATGGGTTGTGTTTTGAGTGGAAGTGGATTATGATTTTGGGTAGGtgagttgcattttttttttacttggttttggtttgttgttggtttttgggTGGCACCGTGCCAGTGGAAGTGGTTCAATTTTGATAGTTGTGGTTGTGGGATGTGTGGGTGATATGGGTTTGTTGGGCGGTGGGTTTTCTAGGCAACTATAGGTGTGGGTGATATGGGTTTATTGGGTAGTGGGTTTTCTAGGTAATAGTGGGGTCATGTGCATGATATGTGTTTGCACacataaattaaagaaaatacacTTGTTAATGATACATTGACTGCACGCATAAATTCATTGTTGTTATGTGTTCTTTTTTGGATATATGCCCACAAtttgagttatttttaaaagaagaatcaTGTTAACGAATACTCTATAGGCACATTCTAAAGATTGATAAATACTCAATTATAAGTTGTAatacacatttttcaaaaaataaatattagtgTCCATATATGTATTAGAAGTCATTCCAAAATGGTATGGAGATATCTCTTTTTAAGTAGCTTAATACAAAAAGGATATATAATTTTGGGTGGAAGAAAATCCTAAAATGATGATAACTGAATTGAGaacaattgaattatcaaaCATGCTACTTTTTCACAAAAGCCTCAAATGAAAACTAATGCGCAATTATGTGTGAAACATTGTCACCCTTAGagcccgtttggattgaggagggagggagggaggtgAGGTGAAAGGGAGGGGAGTAAAGTAGAAttggcaaaaaataagttaattttgggtcaatttcactattttctacTCCCTCTCCTTgctcctcaatccaaacggatcctCTCCTTgctcctcaatccaaacggatcaTTAAAGTACTTAGAAGTCATAACCAGGCACCAAACCTGATATGGAATTTTCATTACCAACTAGCCCATCAGTTAAGTATAGGAGAAAATAGCTTCTAACTGAACATGCATAGATACATTGTCAAATATCCCACAAATATCTAGTATTAATCTGAGCTGACCAATACAACAGTTGCACAAAAACTGGAGGATAATATTATCTATGCTAATCTATGCGCTATCTGATTCATTTCCTGAATCTATATTCATTGGTTGTGGGTTCTTGTAGCCGCTGATTTCATCCTTGTAACGTTTTTTATCTTGCTGAGCCTTTGCTTCATATGGTTCTTTCTCCTCCACTGCACACACATTCAGCACAGATGGGAAAGTATTAAGATGCTGCCAAGTAATACAAGCTATAATTGGCAAATCATACAGAGTTCCTGATGAAGAGCAATGATTACCTGTCATCTTTTTCCACTTATCTCCAAGAACTCTTCCCACCTCTGTAAACGCAATTCCAGGGTTGGTTTTCTTTACATTCTGTGGTCAACAGGACTAAGGTTAGGAATATACTCATGACCAACACTCAACAATTACTAGTTGCATgtattaacaacaacaacaacaacaaaaatgacatTTGTAAACCCCCATATAAAAAGAATTACTCTGTTAGATTGCTCTATTTTCTCACATTGCAATCAAAGACATTTTCACTTGGCTCAAAATAGAACTGGCTGACTATGGGTAGGAACCTTAGTCGGCTTGGTAATGGTTGAGTCGGTTCAAGCCAGGATGGTTATCCATATGTTATACACCGATACATATGCACTCAACCTGAACCGAAACCATTACGaataaatttatcataaaaCAACAGAAGTCCTGCATATTAAAATCCATACTTTCAAATGTGCCACTTCAAACCCCCACACTTTCACTATTGTGCTaaacacttgaaaattttgaaacaccTGAGACCATAGGTGGGGTTTTGTTTGGAACAATAATTAAAGTATGGGGTTTAAAGTGATACATCTAAAAGTATGAGGTTTCACTTGTCACGAGGATAAAActccaggatttttttttttggactttccctgaaaaaaatatcaacaaaaatCTGCCCTGACCTAAAATATCCTCTCCAGGCCCACATAACCAACCCATCCATGCcatctaatttcatttttcccttgAACTTGTACTATACCAACAAAAGACATAATCAGTGCTGTAAATGTAGGACAGACAACTCACCTCTCTTTCCATTTGTGAGAAGAACATGAAACCAGACATTGCCCTCTTGGGTGCATTTgggtcctttttctttttctgtttcttcttctttgaacCATCTTCATCTCCATCTCTAGATTTCTTCTTAGAAGAAGATGCCTTCGAAGATGTCTCTTTTCTGGATTCCTTTTTGGCAGGCTTCTGAAATTTGGCATTCATTTAATGTGAGTaaccaaataaaatctaatcatAATCCTCTTAAAAactgaacaaaaaaaatgacaataaaaatGGTTTGCCTCTTTCTCATCTCCACTTTCACTAGCATCGGATTCCTCCTCCCCAGAATCATCAGTTGGAGAACCTCCATCATCTTTGTCAATGACGAAATCTTCATCCTGCAGAAAGTCATCACATGTAAACGCACTTCTCAAAAAGCATTCCCAGAGACATACACAAGCAAAGCAGTGGCAGGCACACAAGCATACCAAAAGACAAGTACAGAAACAAGAGATAAGAAGACATGAAGAAACACTGAAACACATGGGCTGAACAACTGGATCGCATGAACGCTAAAACACATgagaaaaagctaaaaaatgcAAAGACGTCTAAACACATACTAGACAGTCAGAACAGCTACTCAACTGCATGCAGACAAAcatgcgcacacacacacagttTACTTTAAGTTTCAGGATCccacattttataaaaataccaaaaatgtcaaaatttctTACATGCTTTGCATGTCTATGGCagccaccccaaaaaaaaggaacaagaaAACCAATAGTAGGAAGATTTTACCTCTTCATCACTCTCATCTCCACCAGCTAGATTCTTAATGCGCTCAAGATGTGGGTCAACagcatcatcatcttcatcctGAAGAACACGTGCCACACCATCTGCAGTTTGGACATCTCCCAGGTTCATAATTTTCAATCCCTTCCCACTGCATGAATTGCCCAAAGTTGAGAACTTGAAGACAACTAGATGATTACTATCCATGAAATGAGATGAGAAAATTAAATTACCTGATGAAGTCAAAAAGATTATGGTATTCATTCCTCTGGATGTTCCGAAATAGATGTTCTTGCTCAGTTTTCAGTCTTATAAGAAGATCAAAGTAATGCATATTTGAGCCACCAGCAGCATGCCTCTCAAATTCCAAATACTCGATCTATAAtcagaaataaaataaaatgggtcAATCTCCATGTGGTGTCCATCACACTATATCAGATTTATAATTTATCTGCAAAAGTTAAAACACTGTACCTCTTCATGAAGAATAAGCGTAGGAGGTTTTGGTAGAAAGAAGAAACTCTTTTCAAGTGGATAGAGGACCCCATCTTCAGCCTTCAATGATGACTTCACAGCATAACCATCTTGACAACTACGGAATTTTCCTGGTTTAGTAACTTTGGCACCAGACAAGCCACGCAATATTGTTGTAAAAACTTCATGAATGAGCCCCTGTTTGTTCAAATCAAGCCATCAAAGAACTTAAATGTGAATCTAGCAAGCTCAGGTCTCTAAAACTTATATGCAACTCTAAAGTCTAGCAATTAAGagctaataaaaagaataagaaaacagaaacaaacaaacaaatgaaatatattaCCTTATATGAAGGTTCTAGCTTTTCCTTGTATTTGGTGTTCAAAAGATCTTCGCTCATTGTCAGGTCACTATGAACTACAAAGTCAGTTTCAAACTGTGCAAGAATGAAGATATGAGAACATGGCAATAATAGGATCCTATAGTGATACACTGAAACCAACAAAATACCTGCAAAACAATATGTGGGTACAAAGTTTGCCCTTTACGGATTGGTGGATCAAGAGTAACAACAACGAATGTATGTGGCTGATTTGACTGCATAAATGTAAAGAACAAGGCCATATAAATTTTGATCGGTATTACAGAAACCAGAACTGATCAATTGATCAAAGGCAATTATAAATTGCATGATACGAATACACATATAACAATCTATACACATGATATGAATATACATAAATTGAACATTTTAATCAGCACCCTTATATATCAGCCCCAAGAAGAAAACCTTAGGAAGTAAAAACAGCCGAACAACACTGCTGTACTGAATTTTGAAATCATTAGCTTGTCCTTGGAGACGTAAGAATGAGAGATGAAGTTCAACATTGTATCGCCCCctgcaaaaagtaaaaatttatgtTAGCCATACATGAAGGGAACATATAAAGTTCTCAGCATCCCACAACACCTACCTTGGCGTGAGGATAGCAATACCCTCAAAGGTAACCACAGCTTCTTCACCTCCAGCACCAACATCTGCCATTGACATAATTTTGTCACGGAAAACCTAACACAGTTGATGGAAAAGACATCAGTGACAATCACAATAAGTAAATCACACAATTTTACCACATAGCAAGAAGAAACCAACCTGAGCAGGAGGACGATTCTCATCACCAACAAATTGGGTGTTAGAATTAGGTATATGAAAACTTATCTCCATCAATGAATCTTTCTGTGATAATAACATAAAAACAATCAGAAAGCAATAACATTAATCTCAAACAAgcaatctaaaattaaaatatttgttgccATCTAGGATAATCTTATACTAAGTACCTTCTCAAAAATAGAGATGTCATATACCAAGTAAAGCATTTTTTTAGGGGCCACAAATAAAGCCTAAATTTCAATATAGCAGTTCTGAAAGTAACTATGTGTTCATAAACATCCAGTTCTGAAAATAACTATGTGTTCATAAACATCCAATTAGTGAGTACTTTGCAGTCATTCAATAAACATAAGCTTAAATACACCCCCACAGACCTCATTAGCTCCAGTTGTATCATCCACATGGAACTCTAAGATTACATCATTTTTCCCTTGAAGCTGAGTTTGTGAGACATCTGCTAGAGATACCTCAAAGGCTTGCTTTGAACCAACCAAAAAAGTCAGCATATTCCCTGCAAAAAGCAATAGAGAAGGGATGAAATTATACAATCAGGGCAG is a genomic window of Quercus lobata isolate SW786 chromosome 2, ValleyOak3.0 Primary Assembly, whole genome shotgun sequence containing:
- the LOC115976820 gene encoding FACT complex subunit SSRP1, whose translation is MTDGHLFNNISLGGRGGTNPGQLKVFSGGILWKKQGGGKAVEVDKADIMGVTWMKVPRSNQLGVRIKDGLYYKFTGFRDQDVTNLTNFFQNACGITPEEKQLSVSGRNWGEVDLNGNMLTFLVGSKQAFEVSLADVSQTQLQGKNDVILEFHVDDTTGANEKDSLMEISFHIPNSNTQFVGDENRPPAQVFRDKIMSMADVGAGGEEAVVTFEGIAILTPRGRYNVELHLSFLRLQGQANDFKIQYSSVVRLFLLPKSNQPHTFVVVTLDPPIRKGQTLYPHIVLQFETDFVVHSDLTMSEDLLNTKYKEKLEPSYKGLIHEVFTTILRGLSGAKVTKPGKFRSCQDGYAVKSSLKAEDGVLYPLEKSFFFLPKPPTLILHEEIEYLEFERHAAGGSNMHYFDLLIRLKTEQEHLFRNIQRNEYHNLFDFISGKGLKIMNLGDVQTADGVARVLQDEDDDAVDPHLERIKNLAGGDESDEEDEDFVIDKDDGGSPTDDSGEEESDASESGDEKEKPAKKESRKETSSKASSSKKKSRDGDEDGSKKKKQKKKKDPNAPKRAMSGFMFFSQMERENVKKTNPGIAFTEVGRVLGDKWKKMTVEEKEPYEAKAQQDKKRYKDEISGYKNPQPMNIDSGNESDSA